A stretch of Falco rusticolus isolate bFalRus1 chromosome 2, bFalRus1.pri, whole genome shotgun sequence DNA encodes these proteins:
- the LOC119143711 gene encoding uncharacterized protein LOC119143711, producing MARERGQEWEPPASLRWQDGMGHQEGPGAWGWSHCRVLQSHLCPARPCHGVTSIGMCWQPRDTSQALMRPFAELQLGLLDAAECGVCKGLPQGWGSALMGTGGMQQSCFWRCLCLAGCLAACHSLTPRGIKTCCGTMVSLGVSWGQLMGAADGVFSSSPTFPALPHPEHPYREMHTPQVLLDGSSRGCLLPGSVPLTCPTAACSSGWSLPPPAPKGAQWGLALATPAPVPVRRALPGQDGWEAAPWSSTWGSAMPCQGRAPSPLGTEEGYEGSVPQGSPLPSAEGTTMGLGIPRAGPGLSVALQPLTRQQGRQGWILPSVGTQAIPSSSPHRCPLHPGAAPSPGHR from the coding sequence ATGGCGAGGGAAAGGGGTCAGGAATGGGAGCCACCAGCTTCACTGAGATggcaggatgggatgggacacCAGGAGGGGCCGGGGGCATGGGGATGGTCCCACTGCAGGGTCCTGCAAAGCCACCTGTGCCCAGCTCGGCCCTGCCATGGTGTCACCAGCATTGGGATGTGCTGGCAGCCCCGGGACACCAGTCAAGCCTTGATGAGGccttttgcagagctgcagctggggctttTGGATGCAGCTGAGTGTGGGGTCTGCAAGGGGCTGCCCCAGGGATGGGGGTCAGCACTGATGGGAACTGGGGGGATGCAACAGAGCTGCTTTTGGAGGTGcctctgcctggctggctgcttAGCTGCTTGCCATTCCCTGACTCCCAGAGGAATAAAGACTTGCTGTGGGACCATGGTGTCCCTGGGGGTTTCCTGGGGGCAGCTCATGGGGGCTGCAGACGGGGTCTTCTCCAGCTCCCCCACATTTCCAGCCCTCCCACACCCAGAGCATCCCTACAGAGAGATGCACACACCCCAGGTCCTGCTCGATGGGTCCAGCAGGGGATGTCTCCTCCCGGGGTCTGTTCCCCTGACTtgtcccacagctgcctgcagctcagggTGGTCGTtgcccccaccagcacccaaGGGAGCACAATGGGGGCTGGCACTGGCCACGCCAGCCCCAGTGCCCGTGAGAAGAGCCCTGCCAGGACAAGATGGGTGGGAGGCTGCCCCATGGAGCAGCACATGGGGCTCAGCAATGCCATGCCAGGGGAGAGCCCCAAGCCCCCTGGGTACAGAGGAGGGATATGAGGGCTCTGTGCCCCAGGGCTCCCCACTCCCTTCAGCAGAGGGCACAACCATGGGGCTGGGCATCCCTAGGGCAGGACCAGGGCTGTCTGTGGCTCTCCAACCCCTCACCAGGCAGCAAGGGCGTCAGGGATGGATCCTGCCCTCTGTGGGCACCCAAGccatcccctcctcctcaccccacaGGTGCCCTCTGCACCCAGGAGCAGCCCCATCCCCAGGACACAGGTGA
- the LOC119143714 gene encoding interleukin-18-binding protein isoform X1, whose product MPAEPPHPGENVTISCEAVSGLPELTLLYWLGNSSFVEKLHPDGAVHEGMVLEEPQGSGVVLHRDLHFISFSVWHLHTNFTCVVLSPLGVDTREVQWLPLAPAPAPTKSGGLGWEQGATPDG is encoded by the exons ATGCCAGCAGAGCCCCCCCACCCAG GCGAGAACGTGACTATTTCATGTGAGGCAGTGAGTGGCCTCCCCGAGCTCACGCTGCTCTACTGGCTGGGGAACAGCTCCTTCGTGGAGAAACTGCACCCGGATGGGGCCGTGCATGAAGGGATGGTGCT GGAGGAGCCACAGGGTTCAGGGGTGGTCCTGCACCGTGACCTGCACTTCATCTCCTTCAGCGTGTGGCACCTGCACACCAACTTCACCTGCGTGGTGCTCAGCCCCCTCGGCGTTGATACCAGGGAGGTGCAGTGGCTGCCCCTGGCACCAGCACCGGCCCCTACCAAGAGTGGAGGACTGGGCTGGGAACAGGGAGCAACTCCTGATGGGTGA
- the LOC119143714 gene encoding interleukin-18-binding protein isoform X2: protein MPAEPPHPGENVTISCEAVSGLPELTLLYWLGNSSFVEKLHPDGAVHEGMVLVWHLHTNFTCVVLSPLGVDTREVQWLPLAPAPAPTKSGGLGWEQGATPDG from the exons ATGCCAGCAGAGCCCCCCCACCCAG GCGAGAACGTGACTATTTCATGTGAGGCAGTGAGTGGCCTCCCCGAGCTCACGCTGCTCTACTGGCTGGGGAACAGCTCCTTCGTGGAGAAACTGCACCCGGATGGGGCCGTGCATGAAGGGATGGTGCT CGTGTGGCACCTGCACACCAACTTCACCTGCGTGGTGCTCAGCCCCCTCGGCGTTGATACCAGGGAGGTGCAGTGGCTGCCCCTGGCACCAGCACCGGCCCCTACCAAGAGTGGAGGACTGGGCTGGGAACAGGGAGCAACTCCTGATGGGTGA
- the ART1 gene encoding GPI-linked NAD(P)(+)--arginine ADP-ribosyltransferase 1: protein MEHLVLGLVLLAGKLAAGSPLHQQDLDPVKEVALDMAPTSFDDRYQGCSHMMEEELQELNRTEFANNSIYAKAWTVATAEWRSRRGRAPQTRALTPAQAIALLAYTEQGPLHQAFNTAVRKAGHSRREYLGAFQFKVLHFLLSEALCTLRDAQPHHCHHVYRGIRGIRFTAQRHQSIRFGHFTSTSLRNESTLPFGRDTFFSVETCYGVPIRDFSFFPEEEEVLIPPFETFQVIDITHDGDRALIQLRSQGALSTYNCELVKGDVPV from the coding sequence ATGGAGCATCTGGTGCTGGgcttggtgctgctggctgggaaactggctgctggcagccccttGCACCAGCAAGACCTCGACCCTGTCAAGGAGGTGGCGCTGGACATGGCCCCCACCTCCTTTGATGACCGGTaccagggctgcagccacatgatggaggaggagctgcaggagctcaaCCGCACTGAGTTTGCCAACAACAGCATCTACGCCAAGGCCTGGACTGTTGCCACTGCTGAATGGCGGAGCCGGCGGGGACGTGCTCCTCAGACACGAGCACTGACACCAGCGCAGGCGATTGCCCTACTGGCATATACGGAACAGGGCCCCCTGCACCAGGCGTTCAACACAGCTGTTCGCAAGGCTGGGCACTCCCGCAGGGAATACCTGGGTGCCTTCCAGTTCAAGGTGCTGCATTTCCTCCTGAGCGAGGCCCTGTGCACTCTGCGGGAtgcccagccccaccactgccaccacgTTTACCGGGGCATCCGTGGCATACGCTTCACTGCCCAGCGCCACCAATCCATCCGCTTCGGCCACTTCACCTCCACCTCCCTCCGGAATGAGAGCACCCTGCCCTTTGGCCGGGACACCTTCTTTTCAGTGGAGACCTGCTACGGTGTCCCCATCAGAGACTTCTCCTTCTtccctgaggaggaagaggtcCTCATCCCACCCTTCGAGACCTTCCAGGTCATCGACATCACCCATGATGGGGACAGAGCCCTCATCCAGCTCCGCTCCCAGGGTGCGCTGAGCACCTACAACTGCGAGTTGGTGAAAGGTGATGTCCCTGTGTGA